One window from the genome of Nitrososphaerota archaeon encodes:
- a CDS encoding carbohydrate ABC transporter permease: MSYKQIFRYILLIIVALWTLGPVVWMISLSLKPPTEWYSANIIPKNLILDNYINLFNSSVPIGGTYFMTSIAEAITVPYINSLIVASTSTIFAILVGFCTAYGVSRYRAGGTFTLFFTLLTRMLPGATFVAPLLVYYSTFKLIDTHIALILLYTAVTLTYAIWILKGYIDEIPPEWEEAALLEGAAPWTVITHVTFPLIRGGILASALFIFILNWTEFLFALVLSVTKAITLPVQISLYASAVGRMYGSQAACGLIATIPMVILGYTIQRYLVTGFTFGRVR; this comes from the coding sequence ATGAGTTATAAACAAATTTTTAGATATATTTTATTAATTATAGTTGCTTTATGGACTTTAGGGCCTGTCGTTTGGATGATTTCGCTTTCACTTAAACCTCCAACTGAATGGTATTCAGCTAATATTATACCAAAGAATTTAATACTTGATAATTATATTAATCTTTTTAATTCAAGCGTTCCAATAGGTGGAACATATTTCATGACCTCTATAGCTGAGGCTATTACAGTACCATATATAAATAGCTTGATAGTAGCATCAACAAGTACTATATTTGCAATTTTAGTTGGTTTTTGTACCGCTTATGGAGTATCAAGATATAGAGCAGGAGGAACATTTACACTTTTCTTCACTCTTTTAACAAGAATGCTACCTGGAGCAACTTTCGTTGCCCCATTATTAGTTTATTACTCAACTTTTAAACTTATTGATACTCATATTGCTCTTATATTGCTTTATACAGCAGTAACATTAACATATGCTATATGGATACTAAAAGGGTATATCGATGAAATTCCGCCAGAATGGGAAGAAGCTGCACTTCTTGAGGGGGCTGCACCATGGACAGTAATTACACATGTAACTTTTCCATTAATTAGAGGTGGAATATTAGCTTCAGCTTTATTCATATTCATATTAAATTGGACTGAGTTTCTCTTTGCTCTTGTATTATCTGTAACAAAAGCAATTACTTTACCTGTTCAAATTAGCCTTTATGCTTCTGCTGTTGGAAGGATGTATGGTTCTCAAGCTGCATGTGGATTGATAGCAACAATTCCTATGGTAATCTTAGGTTATACGATTCAAAGATATTTGGTTACAGGATTCACTTTTGGAAGAGTAAGATAG
- a CDS encoding MoaD/ThiS family protein — protein MIIQFHGWLIQYFGKEKIEIKINKMKLRDFLEFIDKDKKELLKSINKQVFIAINHEVVYDLEKELNNDDFISIFPIGSGG, from the coding sequence TTGATAATCCAATTTCATGGATGGTTAATTCAATATTTTGGGAAAGAGAAAATTGAAATAAAAATTAATAAAATGAAATTAAGAGATTTTTTAGAATTTATTGATAAAGATAAAAAAGAGCTTTTAAAAAGTATTAATAAACAAGTTTTTATAGCTATAAATCATGAAGTTGTATACGATTTAGAAAAAGAATTAAACAATGATGATTTTATTTCTATTTTTCCAATAGGTTCAGGGGGATAA
- a CDS encoding energy-coupling factor transporter ATPase produces the protein MSIINIENFYWKYLGSKDYALKNINLKIEKGEFIGLMGPTGAGKSTLCLAISGLIPWVLPGEIKGDIIINGMNTRKYSMKDITEKVGIVFQDPEIQFIMMSVVDEIAIGLERMNLPRSEMIKRVDWALDIVNMQEYKDVSPEELSGGQKQRVAIATMLAKQPEILILDEPTSDLDPKGKMEVFSVISNLRKEFDTTIIMATHESEKILKFADRIIVLNKGSKIFEDSPEKIFSRIDELKNIGIRPPQIIEVCNKLGCGTILAIEEAKEILNKKFNLESRKYYQKIDFLKSNDRKPVIEVQNVSYIYPNGFKALENINLTIYEKDYIAIIGQNGSGKTTLAKHFNGILKPTNGKVLVYGMDTRKTSISEIAKKVGYCFQNPDHQIFSNTVEEEIAFGLKQIGLSKKEIDKKVSEILKIMGLEEYRYEDPSFLGKGQRQRLAVASILALEPKVLVIDEPTTGQDYAMIKDLMNLLTHLNNIGNTIIIITHDMEIAAEYAKRIIIMRNGRIIADDSPLRIFSNLELLSENDLEAPQITQLSIKLGFIALNNEDFIKIIRGEK, from the coding sequence TTGTCGATAATAAACATTGAAAATTTTTATTGGAAATATTTGGGATCTAAAGATTATGCTTTAAAAAATATTAATTTAAAAATTGAGAAAGGTGAATTTATAGGACTTATGGGTCCTACTGGAGCAGGCAAATCAACTTTATGTTTAGCTATATCAGGTTTAATTCCATGGGTTTTACCAGGAGAAATTAAAGGAGACATTATAATAAATGGAATGAATACACGTAAATATTCAATGAAAGATATTACTGAAAAAGTTGGAATAGTTTTCCAAGATCCTGAAATACAATTCATAATGATGAGTGTAGTAGATGAAATTGCGATAGGATTAGAAAGAATGAATCTCCCACGCTCAGAAATGATTAAAAGAGTTGATTGGGCTTTAGATATTGTTAATATGCAAGAATATAAAGATGTTTCTCCAGAAGAACTTTCAGGAGGACAAAAGCAAAGAGTAGCTATAGCTACGATGCTTGCTAAGCAACCTGAAATACTTATATTAGATGAACCAACTTCAGATTTAGATCCTAAAGGTAAAATGGAAGTTTTTTCAGTAATTTCAAATTTAAGAAAAGAATTTGATACTACAATAATAATGGCAACTCATGAAAGTGAGAAAATATTAAAATTTGCTGATAGAATAATAGTATTGAATAAAGGAAGTAAAATCTTTGAAGATTCTCCAGAAAAAATTTTTTCACGAATAGATGAATTAAAAAATATTGGAATACGACCTCCACAAATTATAGAGGTATGTAATAAGCTTGGATGTGGAACAATATTAGCAATAGAAGAAGCAAAAGAAATTTTAAATAAAAAATTTAATTTAGAAAGTAGAAAGTATTACCAAAAAATTGATTTTTTAAAAAGTAATGATAGAAAACCAGTAATAGAAGTACAAAATGTTTCTTATATTTATCCAAATGGTTTTAAAGCTTTAGAGAATATTAATTTAACAATTTATGAAAAAGATTATATTGCTATAATTGGACAAAATGGAAGTGGAAAAACAACTCTTGCAAAACATTTTAATGGAATATTAAAACCAACTAATGGAAAAGTATTAGTTTATGGAATGGATACTAGAAAAACATCCATATCTGAAATTGCTAAAAAAGTTGGCTATTGTTTTCAAAATCCAGATCATCAAATCTTTTCTAATACTGTAGAAGAAGAAATTGCATTCGGATTAAAACAAATTGGATTAAGTAAAAAAGAAATAGATAAAAAAGTTTCTGAAATTTTAAAAATAATGGGCCTTGAAGAATATAGATATGAAGACCCCTCCTTCCTTGGAAAAGGGCAAAGACAAAGACTTGCAGTTGCATCAATACTTGCGCTAGAACCTAAAGTTCTTGTGATAGATGAGCCTACAACAGGTCAGGATTATGCTATGATTAAGGATTTAATGAATCTACTTACACATTTAAATAATATTGGTAATACTATTATTATTATAACTCATGATATGGAAATAGCTGCAGAGTATGCAAAAAGAATAATTATTATGCGTAATGGGAGAATTATTGCTGATGATTCTCCTTTAAGAATATTTAGTAATTTAGAATTGCTATCGGAAAACGATTTAGAAGCCCCTCAAATAACTCAACTTTCAATTAAATTAGGATTTATAGCTTTAAATAATGAAGATTTCATAAAAATAATTAGAGGAGAAAAATAA
- a CDS encoding energy-coupling factor transporter transmembrane component T: protein MSLKENTSVRTFFLWIPRDSLIHKLHPITKIILMLSLGSSIFLLSNPFKILFILLISIILLIISRIPISMIWKFLFASTGMISACVIAWMLFSIEAGSIVYFEKYIEIIPNKWIWHIYITENTILKSLLIGLKIISMILVTILFLTTMRDREFIYGLRKMHVPFPLCLATSLTFRAMYIFRQDYQTVKEAMMSRGVDFKTISIPKKIIQFSRLFIPILTLLFKRAQEMTLGVEARGIPLKGGKYSLYHDIPIKKIDYFIILSIILILLIIFYLPF, encoded by the coding sequence ATGAGTTTAAAAGAAAATACAAGTGTAAGAACATTCTTTTTATGGATTCCAAGAGATTCTCTTATACATAAGCTTCATCCAATTACAAAGATAATATTAATGCTTAGTTTAGGCTCGAGCATATTCCTTTTATCAAATCCATTTAAAATACTCTTTATACTTTTAATATCAATTATTCTTTTAATAATTTCAAGAATACCTATTTCAATGATTTGGAAATTTTTATTTGCTTCAACTGGAATGATTTCTGCATGTGTTATTGCATGGATGCTTTTTAGTATAGAAGCTGGAAGCATAGTATATTTTGAAAAATATATAGAAATTATACCTAATAAATGGATATGGCACATATATATTACTGAAAATACTATTTTAAAATCTTTATTAATAGGATTAAAAATAATTTCAATGATATTAGTAACTATTTTATTCTTAACAACAATGCGTGATAGAGAGTTTATATATGGTCTTAGGAAAATGCATGTTCCATTCCCATTATGCTTGGCAACTTCTTTAACTTTTAGAGCAATGTATATTTTTAGACAGGATTATCAAACAGTTAAAGAAGCAATGATGTCAAGAGGAGTTGATTTTAAAACTATTTCTATTCCAAAGAAAATAATTCAATTTTCAAGATTATTTATTCCAATATTAACTTTATTATTTAAAAGAGCTCAAGAAATGACTCTTGGAGTAGAGGCAAGAGGTATTCCATTAAAAGGCGGAAAATATAGCCTTTATCATGATATTCCAATTAAAAAAATTGATTATTTTATTATTCTATCGATTATTTTAATATTATTAATAATATTTTATTTACCTTTTTAA
- a CDS encoding ABC transporter ATP-binding protein: MVSIKLVNISKKGIRKQILENISLTVNDKELFVINGPPGAGKSTLLKIIAGLINPDEGDIFIGENRVNDVPANERGVGMLFETPAIYPNLTGFDNIAFPLRIKKISEDEVKKKVKEVADFLQISHLLNRKPTTYSGGELQRVALARVLVRTPSILLLDEPLKNLDAKIRESMRVELKRLQRELGITTIFATHDQLEALTIGDRIAVINEGVIHQIDIPENVYNHPKTVFTARFIGSPPINLIECTLEKEGGKCILKTPEFKLDFTEYAKLFENYENGYKFLLGIRPEDIILHKETKEATGIIGTVQLIDNVGDEKIVSIKINGKVLTSIIGKEAILNYGQKVYIEINMDKVHIFDTKDNRSIL; encoded by the coding sequence ATGGTTAGTATAAAGCTTGTTAATATTTCAAAAAAAGGGATAAGAAAGCAAATTCTTGAAAATATTTCTCTTACAGTAAATGATAAAGAATTGTTTGTAATAAATGGTCCTCCCGGAGCTGGAAAATCAACACTTCTTAAAATTATTGCTGGTCTTATAAATCCAGATGAGGGAGATATATTCATAGGAGAAAATAGAGTTAATGATGTCCCAGCAAATGAAAGAGGAGTAGGAATGCTATTTGAAACTCCTGCAATTTATCCAAATTTAACAGGTTTTGATAATATTGCTTTTCCATTAAGAATTAAGAAAATTTCTGAAGATGAAGTAAAGAAAAAAGTAAAAGAAGTAGCCGATTTTCTCCAAATATCGCATTTATTAAATAGGAAGCCAACTACTTATAGTGGTGGCGAATTACAAAGAGTTGCATTAGCTAGAGTACTTGTAAGAACTCCATCCATACTCCTTTTAGATGAACCTTTAAAGAATCTTGATGCAAAAATACGTGAAAGTATGAGAGTAGAATTAAAAAGATTGCAAAGAGAATTAGGAATAACAACAATTTTTGCAACACACGATCAATTAGAAGCATTAACTATAGGTGATAGAATTGCTGTAATCAATGAAGGCGTTATTCATCAAATCGACATACCAGAAAATGTTTACAATCATCCTAAAACAGTTTTCACAGCACGTTTTATTGGTAGCCCCCCAATAAATCTTATCGAATGTACATTAGAAAAAGAAGGAGGAAAATGCATTTTAAAAACTCCTGAATTTAAATTAGATTTTACTGAATATGCGAAATTATTTGAAAATTATGAAAATGGATATAAATTCTTACTTGGAATTAGACCTGAAGATATAATTTTACATAAAGAAACTAAAGAAGCTACCGGAATTATTGGAACAGTTCAATTAATAGATAATGTAGGAGATGAAAAAATAGTTTCTATAAAGATTAATGGTAAAGTTTTAACGAGTATTATTGGAAAAGAAGCAATTTTGAATTATGGGCAAAAAGTTTACATAGAGATCAATATGGATAAAGTTCACATATTCGATACAAAGGATAACAGGAGCATTTTATAA
- a CDS encoding Lrp/AsnC ligand binding domain-containing protein: MRGLVLIRLKTKDLKKFLNSLKKVSGVKDSFIVFGRFDAIALIEGVNPDKLKEIVLNIRNIEGVKKTETLIEV; the protein is encoded by the coding sequence ATGAGAGGTTTGGTTTTAATTAGACTAAAAACAAAGGATTTAAAAAAATTTCTAAATAGCTTAAAAAAAGTTTCTGGCGTTAAAGATTCTTTTATAGTTTTTGGTAGATTTGATGCTATTGCATTAATCGAAGGTGTTAATCCAGATAAGTTAAAAGAAATAGTATTAAATATTCGAAATATAGAAGGTGTTAAAAAGACAGAAACTTTAATAGAAGTATAA
- a CDS encoding Lrp/AsnC ligand binding domain-containing protein encodes MKAVVLISVEATKLSEVLNKVKKVSGVKEAFSVAGRTDIVAIIETKDLNELSKISINLNSISGVSTTETLIEAKVGE; translated from the coding sequence ATGAAAGCAGTAGTGCTAATTTCAGTTGAAGCAACTAAACTTTCAGAAGTTTTAAATAAAGTAAAAAAAGTTTCAGGAGTGAAAGAAGCATTTAGTGTTGCAGGAAGAACTGATATTGTTGCAATCATTGAAACTAAAGATTTGAATGAATTATCAAAAATATCAATTAATTTAAATAGTATTTCAGGAGTTTCTACAACAGAAACACTTATAGAAGCTAAAGTAGGTGAATAA
- a CDS encoding IMP dehydrogenase: protein MNDKLDLKTFYSFDDLLILPNASSIEPNEAEISSVFTKNIILKKPFVSSPMDTVTEHRMAIALAKIGCIGVIHRNMNIEKEVEEVKKVKSIDGGEESIVDDNGKLRVAAAIGPFDIERAKKLNSVKVDAIVIDCAHGHNLNVIKSIEKIKKEISCDLIVGNIATSEAVIDYLSINPDAFRVGLGAGSICITRVVTGVGVPQASAIHLVYLEAKKYGIPIIADGGIRYGGDIVKALALGADTVMCGNLFAGCDESPSEIIDGSKYGLEGRYKLYRGMGSESVIKSVDRYMVSKKYAPEGIEGLVPYKGSVENVINELSAALKQAMGYIGARNIKELREKARFVNITNQALKESFPYNVFQLKSF, encoded by the coding sequence ATGAATGATAAGTTAGATCTAAAAACATTTTATTCTTTTGATGATTTATTAATTTTACCCAATGCATCTAGTATAGAACCTAATGAAGCTGAAATTTCTTCCGTTTTTACTAAAAATATTATCTTAAAAAAACCTTTTGTAAGTTCTCCTATGGATACAGTTACAGAACATAGAATGGCTATAGCTTTAGCAAAAATTGGATGTATAGGTGTAATTCATAGGAATATGAATATTGAAAAAGAAGTTGAAGAAGTTAAAAAAGTTAAATCAATCGATGGTGGAGAAGAATCTATTGTAGATGATAATGGAAAACTTAGAGTTGCAGCTGCAATAGGGCCATTTGATATAGAAAGAGCAAAAAAATTAAATTCAGTAAAAGTAGATGCTATAGTCATAGATTGTGCTCATGGTCATAATCTCAATGTAATAAAATCTATTGAAAAAATAAAAAAAGAAATTTCATGTGATTTGATTGTTGGAAATATTGCTACAAGTGAAGCAGTTATAGATTATTTATCGATTAATCCAGATGCTTTTAGAGTTGGATTGGGAGCAGGATCAATATGTATTACGAGAGTAGTTACTGGAGTTGGAGTTCCACAAGCTTCCGCTATACATTTAGTATACCTTGAAGCTAAAAAATATGGAATACCAATAATAGCTGATGGTGGAATAAGATATGGTGGAGATATAGTTAAAGCTTTAGCTCTTGGAGCAGATACTGTTATGTGTGGAAATTTATTTGCTGGATGTGATGAATCTCCAAGTGAAATAATTGATGGTTCAAAATATGGCCTAGAAGGAAGATATAAACTTTATCGTGGAATGGGATCGGAATCTGTAATTAAAAGTGTTGATAGATACATGGTTTCTAAAAAATATGCTCCTGAAGGGATTGAAGGACTTGTGCCTTACAAAGGTAGTGTAGAAAATGTTATTAATGAACTTTCAGCAGCTTTAAAACAAGCAATGGGGTATATAGGTGCTAGAAACATAAAAGAATTAAGAGAAAAAGCAAGATTTGTAAATATTACTAATCAAGCTCTTAAGGAGAGTTTTCCATACAATGTATTTCAATTAAAAAGTTTTTAA
- a CDS encoding ABC transporter ATP-binding protein: protein MAKLFVKNLRKVFGELEAVKGISFNVDEKETLCLLGPSGCGKTTTLRCIAGLEIPTSGEIYINSTLINDLPPQKRGIGLVFQDYAVFPHMTVYDNLAFGLQVRKMEKSKIDSKVKEIARLLDLENILQRYAKRLSLSEIQRVAIGRAIAVDPEILLLDEPLSNLDARTREKMRTELKEIQMKVGITSVYVTHDQLEAMTLADRIAVMNNGLIEQIGKPSEIYDNPKTLFVARFIGTPSMNFIDCSFIEKNGKAIIDASEFYLDVSNISSIIKEKSTTSELILGCRSEDIIIETKKSSPDSIEVEVHFIENLGAKSIYHLGIGEKKILVKTHIIPGIRIGSKVWILFNKDKIHLFDKKTSLAII, encoded by the coding sequence ATGGCTAAATTATTCGTAAAAAATCTTCGTAAAGTATTTGGAGAATTGGAAGCTGTAAAAGGAATATCATTTAATGTAGATGAAAAAGAAACATTATGCTTACTTGGGCCAAGTGGATGTGGAAAAACAACAACTTTAAGATGTATAGCTGGATTAGAAATTCCAACTTCTGGTGAGATATATATCAATAGTACTCTTATAAATGATTTACCACCACAAAAAAGAGGGATTGGTCTTGTTTTTCAAGATTATGCAGTTTTCCCTCATATGACAGTTTATGATAATCTTGCATTTGGATTACAAGTTAGAAAAATGGAAAAAAGCAAAATTGATTCTAAAGTAAAAGAAATTGCTCGTTTATTGGATCTTGAAAATATACTTCAAAGATATGCAAAAAGATTAAGCTTAAGCGAAATACAAAGAGTAGCTATTGGAAGAGCGATTGCAGTAGACCCAGAAATTTTACTTTTAGATGAACCATTAAGTAATCTTGACGCAAGAACGCGTGAAAAAATGAGAACCGAACTTAAAGAAATACAAATGAAAGTTGGGATTACAAGTGTTTATGTAACACATGATCAACTTGAAGCAATGACATTAGCTGATAGAATTGCTGTTATGAACAATGGCCTTATTGAACAAATAGGAAAACCAAGCGAAATATATGATAATCCAAAAACTTTATTTGTAGCTCGTTTCATTGGAACTCCTTCAATGAATTTTATTGATTGCAGCTTTATAGAGAAAAATGGAAAAGCAATCATAGATGCGAGTGAGTTTTATTTAGATGTATCAAATATTTCTTCAATTATTAAAGAAAAATCTACTACTTCTGAATTAATTTTAGGTTGCAGGTCAGAAGATATAATTATTGAAACTAAAAAAAGCAGCCCAGATTCAATAGAGGTAGAAGTACATTTTATTGAAAATTTAGGAGCAAAATCAATATATCACCTAGGAATTGGGGAGAAAAAAATTCTCGTAAAAACACATATAATTCCAGGAATTAGAATAGGTAGCAAAGTGTGGATTCTTTTTAATAAAGATAAAATACATTTATTTGATAAAAAAACAAGTTTAGCGATTATTTAA
- a CDS encoding MBL fold metallo-hydrolase — MVKIIQILPGLSVRTSVGMVGACAVTLIDSKGKLILVDTGHFGNRAHLIKALENNGIDPKSIEIVILTHLHWDHCLNIDLFSNAKIYLNEKEYKMGDIIPNFNNLSPEYNKAINNIIKKAILENKRLELFNGDINLTKDIKLLETPGHSPGHTTILIENNEGKIVCSGDTIALARDYLLEYPDLIFYDKKKAHESIIKIKNEKPSIIYPGHDRPFKIKNGKIFYLKNAEVEILIRSSLYDNYHIKMINESLNIET, encoded by the coding sequence ATGGTAAAGATAATTCAAATATTACCAGGATTAAGTGTAAGAACCTCTGTTGGAATGGTTGGTGCATGTGCAGTAACTTTAATTGATAGCAAAGGGAAATTGATACTTGTAGATACTGGTCATTTTGGAAATAGAGCACATCTTATAAAAGCATTAGAAAATAATGGAATTGATCCAAAATCTATAGAAATTGTTATATTAACACATTTACATTGGGATCATTGTTTAAATATAGATCTTTTTAGCAACGCAAAAATATATTTAAATGAAAAAGAGTATAAAATGGGAGATATAATCCCGAATTTTAATAATTTAAGCCCAGAGTATAATAAGGCAATTAATAACATTATAAAAAAGGCAATATTAGAAAACAAAAGATTAGAATTATTTAATGGAGATATCAATTTAACAAAAGATATAAAATTGTTAGAAACTCCAGGCCATTCGCCTGGTCATACTACAATTCTCATAGAGAATAATGAAGGAAAAATTGTTTGTAGTGGGGATACGATAGCTCTAGCAAGAGATTATTTGTTGGAATATCCTGATTTAATATTCTATGATAAAAAGAAAGCTCATGAAAGCATAATAAAAATAAAAAATGAAAAACCTTCAATAATATATCCTGGACATGATAGACCATTTAAAATAAAAAATGGAAAAATATTTTATTTAAAAAATGCTGAAGTTGAAATATTAATAAGAAGT
- the guaA gene encoding glutamine-hydrolyzing GMP synthase — MVFDPNKFMNKKILEIKQLIGEEKAIVACSGGVDSTTCAALVKKAIGEKLLAIYIDDGFRRLNEPEKVLSILERLKIKARLIDAKENFFNALKGITDPEEKRKIFRKVFYETLGKIAKEEGARFLIQGTIAADIIETVKGIKTQHNVLEQLGISPEEYGFKIIEPLKELYKPQVRMVAKALKLPKEIVYKMPFPGPGLMIRVLGEVTPEKVEIVRKATDIIEKETRKIKSFQSFAVLLNDKATGIINGKRNYGYIIVIRIVSSKDAITAKSLNISYNILKKISKRIFKEIPEVSRCLYDITDKPPATIEFE; from the coding sequence ATGGTATTCGACCCAAATAAATTCATGAATAAAAAAATTCTTGAAATTAAACAATTAATTGGAGAAGAAAAAGCTATCGTTGCATGCTCAGGAGGAGTAGATAGTACAACTTGTGCAGCTCTTGTAAAAAAAGCTATTGGTGAAAAACTTTTAGCTATATACATAGATGATGGATTTAGAAGATTGAATGAACCTGAAAAAGTTTTATCTATTTTAGAAAGATTAAAAATAAAAGCAAGATTAATAGATGCTAAAGAAAATTTCTTTAATGCTCTTAAAGGAATAACAGATCCTGAAGAAAAAAGAAAAATTTTTAGAAAAGTTTTTTATGAAACACTCGGAAAAATAGCAAAAGAAGAAGGAGCAAGATTTCTTATTCAAGGAACTATCGCAGCAGATATCATTGAAACAGTGAAAGGCATAAAAACTCAACATAATGTTCTTGAACAATTAGGAATTAGTCCAGAAGAATATGGATTTAAAATTATTGAACCTTTAAAAGAATTATATAAACCACAAGTTAGAATGGTTGCTAAAGCTTTAAAGCTTCCTAAAGAAATTGTTTATAAAATGCCTTTTCCAGGGCCAGGATTAATGATTAGAGTTCTAGGTGAAGTTACTCCTGAAAAAGTAGAAATAGTTAGAAAAGCAACAGATATTATTGAAAAAGAAACAAGAAAAATCAAATCTTTTCAAAGTTTTGCAGTATTATTAAATGATAAAGCAACAGGTATCATAAATGGTAAAAGAAATTATGGATATATAATAGTTATTAGAATTGTTTCTTCTAAAGATGCTATTACTGCTAAATCATTAAATATTTCATATAATATTCTTAAAAAGATTTCTAAAAGAATATTCAAAGAAATACCTGAAGTAAGTAGATGCTTATATGATATAACAGATAAGCCTCCTGCAACAATCGAATTTGAATAA
- the trm14 gene encoding tRNA (guanine(6)-N2)-methyltransferase yields the protein MIFKFLATCNPGLEEIAIKEIEELIGVKAKFFHPGAIIFEGEEKTIFTLNYFSQSLHRIILLLYFGEFIDLNDIYSKVLNLDLIDFLSSNQSFAIRAERFGKHDFTSIDVARIAGQAIIDNYLKNKNHRLKVNLDNPDIEIRCEIRNSLFWIGIDTTGESLHKRWYRIIGHKAPLKSTIAYSMIRLSNWKINESLCDPMCGIGTIPIEAAIWANNISIGKFRKFNFEKFNFINKEDYINFIEKHKCKNEKLRITGIDISMRSINGAKKNAEKAGVQINFINGDSTKIPLNYDHIITDLPYGIRTKRKNLKELYRDFFNHVYKYNWKSLVVITAKPEFIPSIEPVKIFNVEYGDICAKIFLFKS from the coding sequence ATGATTTTCAAATTTCTAGCTACTTGCAATCCTGGTCTTGAAGAAATAGCTATTAAAGAAATAGAAGAATTAATTGGGGTAAAAGCTAAATTTTTCCATCCTGGAGCAATTATTTTTGAAGGAGAAGAAAAAACAATTTTTACATTAAACTATTTTTCTCAATCATTACATAGAATAATCTTATTACTTTACTTTGGTGAATTTATTGATTTGAATGATATTTATTCTAAAGTATTAAATTTAGATTTAATAGATTTTCTCTCTTCTAATCAAAGTTTTGCTATAAGAGCTGAACGTTTTGGTAAACATGATTTCACAAGCATAGATGTAGCTCGTATAGCTGGACAAGCTATTATTGATAATTATCTTAAAAACAAAAATCATAGACTTAAAGTTAATCTTGATAATCCTGATATAGAAATAAGGTGTGAGATTAGAAATTCTTTATTTTGGATTGGTATTGATACCACTGGTGAAAGCCTTCATAAACGCTGGTATAGAATTATAGGACATAAAGCTCCATTAAAATCTACAATTGCATATTCTATGATTAGGCTTTCTAATTGGAAAATAAATGAAAGTTTATGTGATCCAATGTGTGGCATAGGTACTATTCCTATAGAAGCAGCAATATGGGCTAATAATATTTCTATTGGTAAATTTAGAAAATTTAATTTTGAAAAATTTAATTTTATAAATAAAGAAGATTATATAAATTTTATTGAAAAACATAAGTGCAAAAATGAAAAATTACGTATTACTGGTATAGATATAAGCATGAGAAGTATTAATGGTGCAAAAAAGAATGCAGAAAAAGCAGGGGTTCAAATAAACTTCATTAATGGAGATTCTACAAAAATACCTTTAAATTATGATCATATTATAACAGATTTACCTTATGGAATAAGAACAAAAAGGAAAAATTTAAAAGAGCTTTATAGAGATTTTTTCAATCATGTTTATAAATACAATTGGAAATCTCTTGTAGTAATAACTGCTAAACCTGAATTTATACCTTCTATAGAACCAGTAAAAATATTCAATGTAGAATATGGAGATATATGCGCGAAAATATTCTTATTTAAGTCATGA